In one Dreissena polymorpha isolate Duluth1 unplaced genomic scaffold, UMN_Dpol_1.0 chrUn059, whole genome shotgun sequence genomic region, the following are encoded:
- the LOC127863913 gene encoding uncharacterized protein LOC127863913, translating into MITSLERDDFLTLGREALTRTCDVNDTVCVDERNLFIDLIAREGSAEAQLLVLEHVMSQPNVTEEDMRRCLFHAIALQNPVTELVSQVEQLCFEDDHGLGETPALSKTRKRACLSLGAMAKSLHDRNTTESDRIVERIENWLDHHNETKSSDIIKPRRRRSIVQHDTPALKHIETKMVLLQSLGNAGKQRSLRHILSYMKPNVGVTAWRRAAINGLRHFSCNRSADALLTSIIYDNDEVVRKTAHHVFKRHPKADDRNFTIEHETEVISKNYTYPIVSRVRRSLLQALEQGIQVTIH; encoded by the exons ATGATAACCTCCCTTGAAAGAGATGACTTCCTGACACTTG GTCGTGAAGCGTTAACACGTACGTGTGACGTCAATGACACGGTATGCGTAGACGAGAGGAATCTGTTCATCGACCTAATTGCACGTGAAGGCAGCGCCGAGGCCCAACTGCTGGTTCTGGAGCACGTGATGTCACAGCCCAATGTGACCGAGGAGGACATGAGGAGATGTCTCTTTCATGCCATCGCCCTACAGAACCCCGTGACG GAACTGGTGAGTCAGGTGGAACAATTGTGCTTTGAAGACGACCATGGGCTCGGTG AAACCCCTGCTTTGTCGAAGACCCGGAAGAGGGCGTGTCTGTCCTTGGGGGCCATGGCCAAGTCCCTGCATGACCGCAACACCACTGAGTCGGACAGGATTGTGGAGCGGATAGAGAACTGGCTCGACCACCACAACGAAA CCAAGTCCAGCGACATAATCAAACCCCGCCGTCGTCGGTCCATCGTACAGCATGATACGCCGGCTCTGAAGCATATCGAAACCAAGATGGTTCTCCTACAAAGTCTTGGCAACGCCGGGAAACAGCGGTCATTACGTCACATCCTGTCGTACATGAAGCCGAATGTGGGCGTCACAGCGTGGCGTCGAGCGGCTATAAACGGGCTCAGACATTTCTCTTGCAATAGG AGCGCGGATGCATTGTTAACGAGTATTATATACGATAATGACGAGGTAGTGAGGAAAACTGCCCATCATGTGTTCAAAAGGCACCCAAAGGCAGACGACAGAAACTTTACTATTGAGCACGAGACCGAAGTGATCAG CAAGAATTACACCTATCCTATCGTGAGTCGTGTCCGAAGAAGCCTACTTCAGGCGCTGGAACAAGGAATCCAGGTGACAATACACTAG